TCATCATACACGCACCACAGATGCCAGCACGGCAACTATTCATAATCGACAACCCAGCGTTTTCGGCTTGTTTCAGTAATGTATCTTGGTTATTCCCTTCAAACAGATAGCCATTCACACTCAATTGCAGCGCTTTTTCTTCTGCCGCGACTAATTGAAGATCGTCAACGCCTTCATTTTCACCAACATTCCCGCTTGAAGTATCTTGATAGAACTCTTTCTCATTGGTTTCTAAAACTTCGATTACATCTCCGGCTTGGATCAATCCTTCATTTTTTGCCACTAGGTTTTGCCCAAAGAAAACACCGCCACGCTCATTAGCGCGAAAACGAGATAGTGTATTCAGCGGCTCTTTCGTTGTTCTGAATTCGCCTTTTTCCACATCGACTGTAGTCAGAATGCAGCGTTCACAAGGCTTTACTGCTTCAAACTCTACTTCACCGATACGAATACGCTTCCAACTATCTTCAATGAATGGCTCAGAACCAGACACCACTAAATTGGTTCTAAATTGATCCATTGAGTGAAATTCAGGACTACGTCTGTTCAGCTCATCTAATGATTGTTGGCTAATAATAAGCACAGGGTAACCATCAGCAAAACTGACATTATGGCCAAGTTTTTCGCGCACTCGATTAGACTGCTCCCCACAAAATAGAAACTCTACTCGCAATCCGAGAACTTGGCTAAACCAATCATCAGCACAATCCGTCGTGGTATATGCAGTAAAGGTATCTTTCCATACTTGTGCTGGTGACTCTTGCATTTTGAATTCCGAATACACCAGTTTTAGGGCAGGCATTCCGGGGTACGTAAACATAACGCCATCCGCGACTAAGCAAGATTTCACTTTCACCATCTTTGGGTATTTTCTAGCGGTCACCATGCTTCCATCAGACAGCGCAATCATAAATCGACGATCGAAGCTTAAACCTTGCTTCTCTACCCATGAATTTGAAAGCGAGATCCCTCCAACAGATTTAGCAGGGTAAACATTAATTTGAGTAAGTGTTGGGGTGGAGTCTGCGTGTTGAGTGACTTTGCTGCGAGGTGTTGTATTTTGAGATGACATTACTAACCCTATCCTTTGTGTTCAGTATCTAACATTTCTATTTTGCCATGCTAACAAACTTCTGCTTACAAAAGAATTCACCGTCATCCCAGAAATACGAAGGAAAAGTCAGAAAGAAGATGAAATCAAATAGTATTTCCTCTATCATCCTGTCGCCTAAACGGAAGCGATTGCATTCACACTTTTCGCTCTATTTAGGCTCCAATCACATAACTATTTTAATTGGTGGGAGCTTATAAATGACAACACTTACGATCACTCGTCCAGACGACTGGCATGTTCACCTTCGTGATGGTGACGTTCTTGCGGACACCGTTCGAGACATTAGCCGTTACAATGGCCGTGCTTTGATCATGCCAAATACCATCCCACCCGTCACTGATACTGAAATGGCGTTAGCGTACCGCGAGCGTATCATGGCAGAAAAGCCAAGTGCTCAATTTAAGCCTTTGATGGCGCTTTACCTAACAGACAATACCACTGCTGATGAAATTCGTACTGCAAAAGCATCAGGTGCTGTTGTTGCTGCAAAGCTCTACCCTGCTGGCGCGACAACCAATTCAGATTCTGGCGTCACTTGTGCTAAAAATATTTATCCGGTTTTAGAAGCGATGCAAGAAGTTGGTATGCTGCTCCTCATTCACGGCGAAGTCACTGCTCATGATGTCGATATCTTTGACCGCGAGAAGGCATTCTTAGATACCGTTCTCGCTCCAATTGTGAATGACTTTCCGAACCTAAAAATCGTGTTAGAGCATATCACAACAGCCGATGCCGCCGATTTTGTTAACCGTGCAAACGACAACGTTGCTGCAACTATTACTGCTCACCACTTATTGTATAACCGCAACCACATGTTAGTTGGCGGAATTAAACCTCACTTTTACTGCTTGCCAATTTTAAAACGCAACACCCACCAGCAAGCTTTAATTGCAGCCGCAACCAGTGGTAGCAAAAAGTTCTTTCTAGGAACCGACTCTGCCCCTCATGGTAAGGGTAAAAAAGAGGCCGCTTGTGGCTGTGCTGGTTCATATACCGCTCACGCCGCACTAGAACTGTATGCTGAAGTTTTTGAACAAGAAGGCAAGCTTGAGAACTTAGAAGCATTTGCAAGTCACAATGGCCCTGATTTTTATGGGCAAGCGCGTAATACCGATACAGTCACACTCGTTAAAGCAGAGTGGACCGTTGCATCAACCATGCCTTTTGGACAAGATATTGTTGTGCCAATCCGAGCTGATGAGACCATTGCTTGGACGGTTAAGTAAATATTCGTTGTGCTAAATTAATCTAGAATTCAACTCAGACATAACGGCAATGAGCGATAATGTTCATTGCCGTTTTTATTGACTTAGCATTCACCTGAGCGGAACAATCAATAGCTATCATCTATCAAGATTCATCACCTCTACGCACCGATTCGCCCCTGAAATCTATTCACTTTAAAAAATCTTTTGCTCGATTCATTTCCGCTGTTACTCTCATAAAACAAGCATCTCAAAAACAAGGCTCAGCAATGCAAAGCTCATACTTTTATCCAATCGGAACCGCTGGCGTCAAATGGACGCAGAAAGAGAAAGACGCATGGCGTGAACAAGTCACAATTAAACGCTCTTACCAAGAAGAAGTGGTTTCAAAAATCACAGCACTAAACGCTGATTTTGACATCGAACAATACGGTGCACTGAGCTACGACCCTGACCGCTACCCTCTTTTTGCGATTAAAACTAAAAATTGGGATCCCTCAAAACCGACCATTTTAATCACTGGCGGCGTTCACGGATATGAAACCAGTGGTGTTCAGGGGGCTTTGACCTTTCTACAAACTCAGGTTCACCACTATTTAGACCGCTTCAATTTTGTCGTAACGCCGTGTATTAGCCCTTGGGGTTACGAAACGATTAACCGTTGGAACCCACTTGCTATCGATCCTAACCGTTCGTTTTATGCCAATAGCCCAGCAGAAGAATCCGCATCAGTGATGCAGTTTGTTAACGCTCTCAACATTGATTTTCTCATGCACATAGACCTGCATGAAACAACAGACACGGATGAATCTGAATTTATGCCTGCACTTGCTGCTCGCGACGGTGTGGAGTATATCGAAGAAGAGGTGCCTGATGGGTTTTATACCGTGGGAGATTCGGAACAGCCTGTTGAAGCCTTCCAAAAAGCAATCATAGACTCAGTAAGAAAAGTGACTCATATCGCTCCGCCAGATTCTGACGGCAATATTATTGGCTCTCCAGTCACTCAAGAAGGAGTCATCAACTACCCAATGACTGAGCTTTCTCTTTGCGGTGGAATGACGAATTGCCAATTTGGTTCAACAACAGAGGTTTACCCTGATAGCCCGAAGGTGACAGATGAAGAGTGTAATAAAGCTCAAGTCGCAGCCATTGTGGGTGGGTTAAATTACCTGATTGAGCACTCAGTGTAGGGTAATTCAATTTAACTAATTATGCTTTTAGCTGCATCGTCGCTAAAAGCATAATTTATTATCACTTATCAGTAAACGAAGCCGAAGCGATCCAATCGTGTTTCTAGATACTGAATCGATATTAGGCAAAGATCAGTCTGCGGTTATGTACAAACAATTTTTATACCTATCAGTATAAGTGTCACGCCTCCAAGTAATTCCATTTTACTTTCCAGCCAAGTTCCACATTTAGAACCGATAAAAATTCCCCCCCAGCTAAATCCGAAGGTTATTAGCCCGATAATCGTACACGCTATCATCGGATTAACATCCAGAACCGAAAGAGTGAAGCCTGCTGCAATGGCATCAATACTGGTTGCTATCGCGAGAAAAAACATCACTTTATGGGTTATATCACGGATATTTTTCTCTGCTCCGTCCGACATCGATTCGTGAATCATTTTGCCACCAATCACGACAAGCAGGAGAAAAGCAACCCAAGGTGCATATGACTCAGCAAATCCTAGAACGCCCTTTCCACCTAGATAACCCAAGAGCGGCATCGCGCCTTGAAAAGCACCAAAATAGACTCCCGACATAAGCGCTAAAGCTCTAGAATTTTTAATATGTTTTGCTCCAAGACCAATAGATACAGCGAACGCATCCATACTGAGAGCAATGGCTAAAATAACGACATCAACCAAGGACAATTTCCTGAGGTATAAAATTTTGGAGTGGCATTATAGATAAGCGAGCCTATTTGTTCCAGTTCAATCCGTACAAGAAGGTAATGTTTAAAGCCAACACTGTAAACATCACTCTCATGTGCTTACATCTTACCCTTAATTGCTTTGATCGTTGGGCGAATATGGGGCTAAGAATGTCATAAGTCACACATCAATCTGAGACCCATTGTTATGTGACTGACATCGCAGACGTCCGGAGAATTTACAGATATAACGAATATGCAACCCATTCAGTAATTAAGGGATTACGATGAACACCATTTCCACTCTAATTTACGATACCCTGATAGACCTTTCGAATAATGAACCAGAACAACACGCCGAAATTCGACAAAATTTATATAATCAATTAGATCTACCTTTAGATAAGCAAAGAACGTTATATTCAAACGCACTCGGACCAGCAAGCTCTGGAAAACTAGAGAAAAGGGCAGATTTCGACAATGCATTAAACGTCGCCATCAGAGCACTAGAAACGCCTGAAAAATAAAAATTAGCGGCCATGATCCCCCATAGGCCGCTAATTCCATGAACGACTAAAAGAACGTTCTTCTCCGCCAACGCCTCAAGAATACCCATTGCTTTTTCTCTAAACAGATCTCTTAATAACCTGACCGTTGGTGTAATCCCTTACAGCAAACGGTTTTTGTATTGCTCCGGCGTGAACCCCGAATATCGCTTAAACATTGTGATAAAAGGGCTTGCTTGGTTGTAACCTAGAGTTAAGGCCACCTCTTTAACCGACTGACCGCTGCGCAGTAGCTCCATCGAATGTAGATATCGCACCCTTAATCGCCACTCGGTATAACTCATCCCTAATTCGCTTTGACAATAACGAGCAAGCGTTCTTTCCGTGGTGTGAACTCTGCTTGCCCAATCTGCGAGTGACATATCATCGGTTGGGTTCTCCTCTATCGCTGCAAGAATAGGCGCTAAGTATTTATGATTGCTAGACGGTAGAAAGTGGTGTTCAACCTCTTCCGTTGCCAGTTGATCAAGCAAAACTTGAACCAATCGCTTGTCAGATTCCGATTGTGCAATGTTGACATCTCGACGTCGTAAGTCATCAATAATGGCAGACACAATTGGGGTGACTTTTATCAAACTAGTCTGGTTTGGAAACGACGCGGTTAGCTGATGAGCGATATTCAATGAACAGTAGTCGAGGGGCTTACGATTATAACTGCAATGCATCACATTTGCGGGAACCCAAATCGCTAAATGGGGAGGAGCAAGGAAACGGGTTCCTTCAGCTTCCATTTCCAAAATCCCGCCACTGATCAACTGAACTTGCCCCCATTCGTGGCTGTGAGTTCTTGTTTCAGTATTCGACAAAAACGCTTCAAAATTCATAAACACATCTGATGGTGCGTTTTCCGTTGATAAGGATCGGTGCAGCTTTCTCGGCGTTTTTTTCAAAATTGTCTTCCTATCACGCTGAATGTCTTTCTGGAGATATTTATAATTATAGCGACCAAATACACTAGCTCCAACGATTAATTACTCGATGGATATCACATGAATTATCTCTTACCTTTCTTTACCGTAGTGATCTGGGGCGGCAATTCCATCGTAAATAAACTGGCGGCATCAGCAATAGAGCCTAGTGCTATGAGCTTTTTCCGCTGGTTTTTTGCCATGGCTCTTTTAACGCCTTTCTGCTTACCATCGCTCATTCGCCAATGGAAAACCATAAAACCTTATATCCGTAAGATCGCATTTCTTGCTCTACTCGGCATGGTATTGAATCAGTCACTAGGCTACTACGCAGGACTTACCACAACTGCATCAAACATGTCTCTTATTATCTCTTTGGTTCCATTGCTTAGTGTCTTCATTAGCGTCCCGTTATTAGGTAAAAAAGTATCAGGCTTAAGCATTGTAGGTGGGGTTTTGTCGCTTTTAGGCCTAACTTTCATGCTCGGGAAGGGTGATATGCTGTTTTTCACCCGCCAAGAAATCACTCAGGGTGACGGCTTAATGGTGATCGCGGCATGCATTTATGCGGTGTATTGCGTTCTTCTAAAGCGTTGGAAAATGCCTTTCTCTAACT
Above is a window of Vibrio cortegadensis DNA encoding:
- a CDS encoding AraC family transcriptional regulator, producing MKKTPRKLHRSLSTENAPSDVFMNFEAFLSNTETRTHSHEWGQVQLISGGILEMEAEGTRFLAPPHLAIWVPANVMHCSYNRKPLDYCSLNIAHQLTASFPNQTSLIKVTPIVSAIIDDLRRRDVNIAQSESDKRLVQVLLDQLATEEVEHHFLPSSNHKYLAPILAAIEENPTDDMSLADWASRVHTTERTLARYCQSELGMSYTEWRLRVRYLHSMELLRSGQSVKEVALTLGYNQASPFITMFKRYSGFTPEQYKNRLL
- a CDS encoding manganese efflux pump MntP, producing the protein MVDVVILAIALSMDAFAVSIGLGAKHIKNSRALALMSGVYFGAFQGAMPLLGYLGGKGVLGFAESYAPWVAFLLLVVIGGKMIHESMSDGAEKNIRDITHKVMFFLAIATSIDAIAAGFTLSVLDVNPMIACTIIGLITFGFSWGGIFIGSKCGTWLESKMELLGGVTLILIGIKIVCT
- a CDS encoding YcbX family protein; the encoded protein is MSSQNTTPRSKVTQHADSTPTLTQINVYPAKSVGGISLSNSWVEKQGLSFDRRFMIALSDGSMVTARKYPKMVKVKSCLVADGVMFTYPGMPALKLVYSEFKMQESPAQVWKDTFTAYTTTDCADDWFSQVLGLRVEFLFCGEQSNRVREKLGHNVSFADGYPVLIISQQSLDELNRRSPEFHSMDQFRTNLVVSGSEPFIEDSWKRIRIGEVEFEAVKPCERCILTTVDVEKGEFRTTKEPLNTLSRFRANERGGVFFGQNLVAKNEGLIQAGDVIEVLETNEKEFYQDTSSGNVGENEGVDDLQLVAAEEKALQLSVNGYLFEGNNQDTLLKQAENAGLSIMNSCRAGICGACMMTLESGKVDHFDAPAIQDEERSMGKILACCCVPKTDIEVID
- a CDS encoding M14 family metallopeptidase; this translates as MQSSYFYPIGTAGVKWTQKEKDAWREQVTIKRSYQEEVVSKITALNADFDIEQYGALSYDPDRYPLFAIKTKNWDPSKPTILITGGVHGYETSGVQGALTFLQTQVHHYLDRFNFVVTPCISPWGYETINRWNPLAIDPNRSFYANSPAEESASVMQFVNALNIDFLMHIDLHETTDTDESEFMPALAARDGVEYIEEEVPDGFYTVGDSEQPVEAFQKAIIDSVRKVTHIAPPDSDGNIIGSPVTQEGVINYPMTELSLCGGMTNCQFGSTTEVYPDSPKVTDEECNKAQVAAIVGGLNYLIEHSV
- the pyrC gene encoding dihydroorotase, translating into MTTLTITRPDDWHVHLRDGDVLADTVRDISRYNGRALIMPNTIPPVTDTEMALAYRERIMAEKPSAQFKPLMALYLTDNTTADEIRTAKASGAVVAAKLYPAGATTNSDSGVTCAKNIYPVLEAMQEVGMLLLIHGEVTAHDVDIFDREKAFLDTVLAPIVNDFPNLKIVLEHITTADAADFVNRANDNVAATITAHHLLYNRNHMLVGGIKPHFYCLPILKRNTHQQALIAAATSGSKKFFLGTDSAPHGKGKKEAACGCAGSYTAHAALELYAEVFEQEGKLENLEAFASHNGPDFYGQARNTDTVTLVKAEWTVASTMPFGQDIVVPIRADETIAWTVK
- a CDS encoding PAS factor family protein — protein: MSTLIYDTLIDLSNNEPEQHAEIRQNLYNQLDLPLDKQRTLYSNALGPASSGKLEKRADFDNALNVAIRALETPEK
- a CDS encoding DMT family transporter; this encodes MNYLLPFFTVVIWGGNSIVNKLAASAIEPSAMSFFRWFFAMALLTPFCLPSLIRQWKTIKPYIRKIAFLALLGMVLNQSLGYYAGLTTTASNMSLIISLVPLLSVFISVPLLGKKVSGLSIVGGVLSLLGLTFMLGKGDMLFFTRQEITQGDGLMVIAACIYAVYCVLLKRWKMPFSNWLFIYMQGLCAVIMLTPLWLTSDQLLPTQASYSLIAYAAILASVIAPWMWVKSIAIIGADSTAMFMNLLPVIAVTLASTLLGETIQSYHLMGGILVISGVILSQIKTSKQVAVIAKSAA